A region of Methanomicrobium sp. W14 DNA encodes the following proteins:
- a CDS encoding RNase J family beta-CASP ribonuclease gives MDVEIIAVGGYNEVGRNMTAVRCGKEIVIFDMGLRLDQIMIHEDAEVENMHSLDLIEMKAIPDDTIMNMVEGSVKAIVCTHGHLDHIGAIPKLAHRYNAPIIGTPYTAKLIEQQIEGEKKFGVTNKVFSLNAGQKYRYEISKDLSLEFVNVQHSIIDTAMAVLHTPAGIIVYANDFKLDRTPVVGNPPDFARMRELGKEGVLALIIESTNVRLPGRCPSERVAQRLVRDVMTSYEDDKSAMIVSTFSSHIARVKTIAECAYEIGRKPVLLGRSMERYAATAEQMKLVGFPDNVSMFGNRKTVDRTMRRIMKEGKDKYVPIVTGHQGEPGAILTRLAAGNTPYRIDKGDKILYSANVIPNPMNYGQRHHQEILLKMKGARIFEGLHVSGHAQREDHYEIINLLNPQHIIPSHGDVDMTGEYVKLTEECGYTLGNDVHLLRNGMRVCVTK, from the coding sequence ATGGATGTTGAAATAATAGCCGTAGGCGGTTATAATGAGGTAGGCAGAAATATGACTGCCGTCCGCTGCGGCAAAGAGATCGTAATCTTTGATATGGGGCTGAGGCTTGACCAGATTATGATCCACGAGGATGCTGAAGTCGAAAATATGCATTCTCTGGATCTAATCGAGATGAAAGCCATTCCCGACGATACAATCATGAATATGGTGGAGGGCAGTGTCAAGGCTATTGTATGCACTCATGGTCATCTTGACCATATCGGCGCAATACCAAAGCTTGCCCACAGGTACAATGCACCGATTATAGGGACTCCATATACTGCCAAACTCATAGAGCAGCAGATTGAGGGAGAAAAAAAGTTCGGTGTTACGAACAAAGTGTTCTCACTTAATGCAGGACAGAAATACAGGTATGAGATTTCAAAGGACTTAAGCCTTGAATTCGTAAACGTCCAGCACTCAATTATTGATACGGCGATGGCGGTTTTGCATACACCTGCCGGAATAATCGTTTACGCCAACGATTTCAAGCTTGACAGGACACCTGTCGTAGGAAACCCACCTGATTTCGCCCGTATGCGTGAACTCGGAAAGGAAGGTGTTCTTGCACTTATCATCGAGAGCACAAATGTCAGGCTTCCGGGAAGATGCCCGAGCGAGAGGGTTGCCCAGAGGCTTGTACGGGATGTGATGACAAGTTATGAAGATGATAAGAGTGCAATGATTGTAAGCACATTCTCATCCCACATCGCCCGTGTAAAGACTATTGCAGAATGCGCATATGAAATCGGAAGAAAGCCGGTTCTTCTCGGAAGGTCCATGGAAAGGTATGCTGCAACCGCTGAACAGATGAAGCTTGTCGGTTTCCCTGACAATGTGTCTATGTTTGGTAACCGTAAGACTGTTGACAGGACTATGCGTCGTATTATGAAGGAAGGGAAGGATAAGTATGTCCCAATCGTTACCGGCCACCAGGGAGAACCCGGTGCGATTCTCACGCGTCTTGCCGCCGGGAATACGCCGTACCGGATTGACAAGGGAGACAAGATTTTATACAGTGCCAATGTCATTCCGAATCCTATGAATTACGGGCAGAGGCATCATCAGGAAATACTTCTTAAGATGAAAGGCGCACGTATATTCGAGGGCCTCCACGTAAGCGGCCATGCACAGCGCGAAGACCATTACGAAATAATCAACCTGCTGAACCCCCAGCATATAATTCCGTCTCACGGCGATGTCGACATGACCGGTGAGTACGTCAAACTTACCGAGGAATGCGGGTATACGCTTGGGAACGATGTGCATCTTTTAAGAAACGGCATGAGAGTCTGTGTAACCAAATAG
- a CDS encoding DNA-directed RNA polymerase subunit K, producing the protein MESYTRYERARIVGARSLQISMGAPVLVKSDKIDPLEIAIEEYQKGVIPITVKRS; encoded by the coding sequence ATGGAATCATACACCAGATATGAAAGAGCCAGAATTGTTGGGGCACGTTCCCTTCAGATATCAATGGGAGCCCCCGTTCTGGTGAAAAGTGACAAAATCGATCCTTTGGAGATCGCAATTGAAGAGTACCAGAAAGGTGTCATACCAATTACTGTAAAAAGAAGTTAG
- the fni gene encoding type 2 isopentenyl-diphosphate Delta-isomerase encodes MKKSGYTSSRKKEHLEICCEKDVEAGFSGFDDIRLVHNALPECGMDKIDTSVRFLGFNMSSPLFIAAMTGGHPDTREINMRLAYAADMFNIGMGVGSQRAALENPELEDSFTVVREAAPKAFLCGNLGAVQLREKGPEWADRAVEMIDAQALCIHLNPLQEAIQPEGDHDSEGCLEAIRDLCRTSKYPVIAKETGCGICYETAKKLWGAGVSAIDTGGLGGTSWAAVEAVRADDMRLVGAGRKFSDWGIPTAVSVMEIAGKDKPVIATGGLRSGIDVAKAVALGADLGGMALPLLKPAMQSREILVEKIEEFLHELTISMYLTGSKNCAELSGARTYMTGLTREIIEFEKFRR; translated from the coding sequence ATAAAGAAATCCGGATATACTTCCTCGCGGAAAAAAGAGCATCTGGAAATCTGCTGCGAAAAAGATGTGGAAGCAGGATTTTCAGGTTTTGACGATATCAGGCTTGTGCATAACGCACTGCCTGAGTGTGGTATGGATAAGATAGATACTTCTGTCAGGTTTCTTGGGTTTAATATGTCCTCTCCGCTGTTTATTGCGGCAATGACCGGAGGTCATCCCGATACGCGTGAGATAAACATGCGGCTTGCCTATGCTGCCGATATGTTCAATATAGGAATGGGTGTCGGATCCCAGCGTGCTGCACTTGAAAACCCGGAACTGGAGGACAGTTTTACCGTTGTCCGCGAAGCCGCACCCAAAGCATTTCTGTGCGGAAATCTCGGGGCCGTCCAGCTCCGCGAGAAGGGTCCCGAGTGGGCAGACAGGGCCGTGGAAATGATTGACGCCCAGGCTTTATGCATACACCTTAACCCTTTGCAGGAAGCCATACAGCCTGAAGGCGATCATGATTCAGAAGGCTGCCTTGAAGCCATAAGAGACCTGTGCAGAACGTCGAAGTATCCTGTTATAGCAAAGGAAACCGGATGCGGAATCTGCTATGAGACTGCAAAGAAACTATGGGGCGCCGGTGTTTCCGCGATTGACACGGGAGGTCTCGGCGGGACGTCGTGGGCCGCCGTTGAAGCGGTTAGAGCGGATGACATGCGTCTTGTGGGTGCCGGCAGAAAATTCTCAGACTGGGGTATTCCCACGGCAGTCTCTGTCATGGAAATTGCTGGTAAAGATAAGCCCGTTATTGCGACCGGAGGCTTAAGGTCAGGTATAGATGTCGCAAAGGCGGTCGCTCTTGGTGCAGACCTTGGAGGCATGGCCCTCCCTCTTTTAAAGCCTGCAATGCAGAGCCGTGAGATTCTTGTAGAAAAAATAGAGGAATTCCTGCATGAACTTACAATTTCCATGTATCTTACAGGCTCCAAAAACTGCGCCGAACTTTCAGGGGCCAGGACATATATGACCGGTCTGACCCGGGAAATAATTGAATTCGAAAAATTCAGGAGATAA
- a CDS encoding isopentenyl phosphate kinase: MPELIILKLGGSVITDKSKKCSVNEERISALSREISQRKDIFPVIIHGAGSCGHPEAKEHHLDKGLDQTNRAGIFITHRAVKRLNNAVVNALRASGVESVGIHPLDACTAKNGRLISFECRPLELLIKNGVVPVLHGDVVMDEDRGACIVSGDQLVSYLACAIHAERIGLATDVPGVLKDGRVIPVITSASARSLEINESGNTDVTGGMRGKINELLMLAENGIESSIFHVSRTGDFLDGRDHGGTVVTSERS; this comes from the coding sequence ATGCCAGAACTGATTATACTAAAACTGGGCGGTAGCGTAATCACCGATAAATCAAAGAAATGCAGCGTGAACGAAGAGCGTATTTCTGCACTTTCACGGGAGATTTCCCAAAGAAAGGACATATTCCCGGTAATAATCCACGGTGCGGGTTCATGCGGACATCCTGAGGCGAAAGAACATCACCTTGATAAAGGGTTAGATCAAACAAATAGAGCAGGTATATTTATCACGCACCGTGCAGTCAAAAGGCTTAACAATGCGGTGGTAAACGCGCTTCGTGCCAGTGGTGTTGAGTCTGTAGGGATTCACCCGCTTGATGCATGTACTGCGAAAAACGGACGTCTAATATCATTTGAATGCAGGCCTCTGGAGCTCCTCATAAAAAACGGGGTTGTACCTGTTCTTCACGGGGATGTCGTGATGGATGAGGATAGAGGAGCCTGCATTGTATCAGGAGATCAGCTGGTAAGTTATCTTGCATGCGCAATTCACGCTGAAAGAATCGGGCTTGCAACAGATGTACCGGGCGTACTTAAAGACGGCAGGGTGATACCCGTTATCACATCCGCTTCCGCCCGGAGTCTTGAAATCAACGAATCAGGAAATACGGATGTCACCGGGGGTATGAGAGGGAAGATAAATGAACTTCTTATGCTTGCAGAGAACGGAATTGAATCAAGCATATTTCACGTCTCAAGGACTGGTGATTTCCTGGACGGGCGCGACCATGGCGGAACGGTTGTTACCAGTGAGAGGTCATAA
- a CDS encoding polyprenyl synthetase family protein → MKLEEYLESVAEDVDLELNRLFGSAPGELNKASAHLLLAGGKRLRPAVVILAADIVKNGSSREIFPAALALEVTHTFTLVHDDIMDDDSQRRGVPTVHCKWNMPTAVLAGDVLYAEAFELITRAIADSQAKVLSVEILARTCVEICQGQHEDMTFEDRNDVLDYEYIDMVGKKTGKLYAAAAAIGGTLAGGNVNQVQALHDWGYNSGIAFQIQDDLIDLLSTSDKSGKDRASDLREGKQTIVAIKAREAGVDLSKYRKPDLTDAEIDEAIALLEKSGVISEVKKNAQKYVTRAKEMLEGLPDCDERKLLGDITDYFISRCF, encoded by the coding sequence ATGAAACTTGAAGAGTATCTTGAATCTGTTGCAGAGGACGTTGATCTTGAGCTCAACCGGCTTTTCGGTTCGGCTCCGGGGGAACTTAACAAGGCAAGTGCCCACCTTCTTCTTGCCGGAGGCAAGAGGCTCAGGCCTGCTGTAGTAATACTTGCGGCAGACATTGTAAAAAATGGAAGTTCACGTGAAATTTTTCCGGCGGCGCTTGCCCTTGAGGTGACGCATACTTTCACTTTAGTGCATGACGACATAATGGACGATGATTCCCAGCGGCGCGGTGTCCCTACCGTTCACTGCAAATGGAACATGCCGACGGCGGTTCTTGCAGGTGATGTCCTTTATGCTGAAGCCTTTGAGCTTATTACAAGGGCTATTGCTGACAGCCAGGCAAAGGTCCTGAGTGTTGAGATTCTTGCAAGGACCTGCGTTGAAATCTGCCAGGGCCAACACGAGGATATGACTTTTGAAGACCGCAACGATGTGCTTGACTACGAGTACATAGACATGGTCGGGAAAAAGACCGGAAAACTCTATGCGGCAGCAGCCGCTATAGGAGGTACTCTTGCCGGCGGAAACGTAAACCAGGTGCAGGCACTTCACGACTGGGGGTACAACAGCGGAATTGCCTTCCAGATTCAGGACGATCTTATAGATTTGCTCTCAACTTCTGATAAGAGCGGAAAGGACAGGGCTTCAGACCTCCGTGAAGGAAAACAGACTATTGTCGCAATAAAAGCCCGTGAGGCCGGAGTCGACCTCTCCAAATACAGAAAACCCGACCTCACTGATGCGGAGATTGATGAAGCGATAGCTCTTCTTGAAAAGTCAGGTGTTATTTCGGAAGTAAAAAAGAATGCGCAGAAATATGTCACCCGTGCAAAAGAGATGCTGGAAGGTCTTCCCGACTGCGATGAGAGAAAACTTCTTGGAGATATTACAGACTATTTCATCAGCAGGTGTTTTTAA
- the mvk gene encoding mevalonate kinase translates to MATWSAPGKVFLFGEHAVVFGKPGIAMAIKPRVYVTVRKSRTPARVNSPYIEECFSETGVTGSVYIHSQLPSSSGLGSSAAVTVATLSAINDEFRLNLGRLDIASLAYKIERKVQKGRASPTDTFVSAYGGLVLIKDGKRRRLPPENFNIVIGNTMVSHKTSELVEMVGEFRMSNPLVVDPILDAIEAVTTRSMHNFQNLKLLGRYMDVNNALLEALGVGHPSLSKLVSASRAAGAYGAKMTGAGGGGCMIALCPKRSKSKVAGAIEAADGKAIITTIDTDGARKEDDNARTDYTKTGR, encoded by the coding sequence ATGGCTACCTGGAGTGCACCGGGAAAGGTGTTTTTGTTTGGCGAGCATGCCGTGGTTTTCGGCAAACCCGGCATAGCTATGGCTATAAAACCGAGAGTTTATGTGACCGTAAGAAAGTCGCGGACCCCTGCAAGGGTGAATTCACCATATATAGAAGAGTGCTTTTCAGAGACAGGAGTTACAGGAAGCGTCTATATTCATTCCCAGCTTCCGAGTTCATCCGGTCTCGGCTCATCTGCCGCTGTAACAGTCGCAACGCTTTCTGCAATAAATGACGAGTTCAGACTGAATCTCGGTCGTCTTGATATAGCCTCTCTTGCATATAAAATAGAGAGAAAAGTCCAGAAGGGGCGCGCAAGCCCGACGGACACATTTGTGTCAGCTTATGGCGGCCTCGTCCTGATAAAGGACGGCAAAAGAAGACGGCTCCCTCCAGAAAATTTCAATATAGTCATAGGAAATACTATGGTCTCGCATAAGACATCCGAACTTGTGGAGATGGTTGGTGAGTTTCGGATGAGCAACCCTCTTGTCGTAGACCCTATCCTTGATGCGATTGAGGCCGTAACGACACGCTCCATGCACAACTTCCAGAACCTTAAGCTTCTGGGGAGGTACATGGACGTAAACAATGCACTACTGGAGGCGCTTGGTGTCGGGCACCCCTCGCTTTCAAAACTTGTCTCGGCTTCACGTGCAGCAGGAGCATATGGTGCAAAGATGACGGGCGCAGGAGGGGGGGGGTGCATGATAGCGCTCTGTCCAAAGCGTTCGAAAAGCAAAGTTGCAGGTGCTATTGAAGCGGCTGACGGCAAGGCTATCATAACGACGATTGATACTGACGGCGCAAGAAAAGAGGACGATAATGCCAGAACTGATTATACTAAAACTGGGCGGTAG
- a CDS encoding TrmB family transcriptional regulator: MLEEQIDNLKKIGLNEYEARAYASLAGLREATAREILQAGNIPQGRIYDVLKQLGKKGFLEILDGNPTYYRAIEPTTVIQNLSGEYTQLLNQSMNTLRDLHIDSSSQYPLWVIHNEQAIINRIFALIRSARKEVIVFSGNPLFFRRFSSELQKIQKKCTVYVIVDDPEKFTGANLNLIKANEEFFYIMGDIIHDGIKYRNDFSVIIDRTESFDVVNIGSKKIGVVSKLPVISYIITRWLTHLNLIEDHI, translated from the coding sequence ATGCTTGAAGAACAGATTGATAATCTCAAAAAAATAGGCCTGAATGAATATGAAGCACGAGCATATGCAAGTCTTGCCGGTCTTAGGGAGGCTACTGCAAGAGAAATCCTCCAGGCAGGAAACATTCCGCAGGGAAGAATATATGATGTCCTCAAACAACTGGGGAAAAAAGGATTTTTGGAGATACTTGATGGAAACCCAACATATTACCGTGCCATTGAACCTACAACAGTAATCCAGAACCTTAGCGGCGAGTATACACAGTTGCTAAATCAGTCAATGAATACGTTAAGAGACCTGCATATAGATTCCTCATCACAATATCCTCTATGGGTAATCCACAACGAACAGGCTATAATAAACAGGATATTCGCTCTTATAAGGTCTGCCAGAAAAGAGGTTATAGTCTTTTCAGGAAACCCTCTTTTTTTTCGCAGATTCTCCTCTGAACTGCAGAAAATTCAAAAGAAATGCACAGTTTATGTGATTGTGGACGACCCTGAAAAATTTACCGGTGCAAACCTGAACCTTATAAAGGCCAATGAGGAATTTTTCTATATCATGGGGGATATTATCCATGACGGAATAAAATACAGAAACGATTTTTCAGTTATAATCGACAGAACAGAGTCATTTGACGTGGTAAATATAGGAAGCAAAAAAATAGGAGTTGTGTCAAAACTGCCTGTCATAAGTTATATTATCACACGCTGGCTGACACACCTGAATCTGATTGAAGACCATATATAA
- a CDS encoding glutamate--tRNA ligase, which produces MPVDPKEFFLVYALENAVTHNSVPKAGAVLGMLMGKHPEFRSQAKEMSAVLKDVLNEVEALSSEERVERLKKLSPEFFTHKDEKKEKVRGLRELKNVGENGVVMRFAPNPSGPLHLGHARAAYLNDYYVRRYKGRYILRIEDTDPRRVEPENYGLLLDDVKWLGINITETVYQSDRFDIYYEYGKKLIEIGGAYVCTCDSEVFRELKNSKKECPCRKNSIEKNLELWKRMLAGEFPEGTITVRVKTDMNHPDPAMRDFSIFRVVDHPHPKIDAKVYPMMNLSVVIDDHLLGVTHVIRGKDHIANTRRQAYIYDYFGWNPPEYHHYGRMSIGDVVLSTSAMKEGIKTGIYTWWDDIHLGTLKAIARRGILPEAVRNCMIDIGVGQTDIKFSWENLFAENKALVDPVSNRYFFVPSPVRCDIAGAPKVTAKALLNPNDESKGYRSLDFEGSLYACRDDLKDVSMVRFKDLFNATVKPEGDGFTLKYCGKSLEDARNKHAPIIQWVPAGKNARCTLLSPDSKMEGFCEEGVMSEVNNVVQFERIGFARIDSEKGGSVTAYFAHH; this is translated from the coding sequence ATGCCAGTAGACCCAAAAGAGTTTTTTCTCGTATATGCACTTGAAAATGCAGTCACACATAACAGCGTTCCGAAGGCAGGTGCAGTTCTCGGGATGCTCATGGGGAAGCATCCTGAATTCCGGTCGCAGGCAAAGGAGATGTCTGCTGTTCTTAAGGATGTCCTGAATGAGGTGGAAGCCCTCTCTTCCGAAGAGAGAGTTGAACGCCTTAAAAAGCTATCTCCTGAATTTTTCACTCACAAGGATGAAAAGAAAGAGAAGGTGCGCGGTCTGCGCGAGCTGAAAAATGTCGGTGAGAACGGAGTTGTGATGCGTTTTGCACCAAACCCCAGCGGTCCCCTGCACCTCGGACATGCACGTGCGGCATACCTTAACGACTACTACGTGCGCCGCTACAAAGGGCGCTACATCTTAAGAATTGAAGATACCGACCCGAGACGTGTTGAGCCTGAGAACTACGGTCTTCTCCTGGACGACGTGAAGTGGCTTGGAATAAACATAACCGAGACCGTTTACCAGAGTGACAGGTTTGACATATACTACGAATACGGTAAGAAGCTTATCGAAATTGGCGGGGCTTATGTATGTACATGCGATTCCGAGGTATTCAGGGAGCTTAAAAACAGCAAAAAGGAATGCCCGTGCCGTAAAAATTCGATAGAAAAGAACCTTGAACTGTGGAAGAGGATGCTTGCAGGTGAGTTTCCTGAAGGGACAATCACTGTAAGAGTGAAGACCGACATGAACCATCCCGACCCTGCGATGCGGGACTTTTCAATTTTCAGGGTCGTCGACCACCCTCACCCGAAGATTGATGCGAAGGTCTACCCGATGATGAATCTCTCTGTCGTCATTGACGATCACCTTCTCGGAGTGACCCATGTTATCCGCGGCAAGGACCACATTGCAAACACAAGACGTCAGGCATATATCTACGATTATTTCGGGTGGAATCCTCCCGAGTACCACCATTACGGCAGGATGTCAATAGGTGACGTTGTTCTTTCTACAAGCGCGATGAAGGAAGGAATAAAGACAGGCATCTATACATGGTGGGACGATATTCACCTCGGTACTCTGAAGGCGATTGCAAGGAGGGGAATTCTTCCCGAGGCTGTAAGAAACTGCATGATTGATATCGGCGTAGGTCAGACTGACATAAAGTTCTCATGGGAAAATCTTTTTGCTGAAAACAAAGCACTTGTTGACCCTGTTTCAAACCGCTACTTCTTTGTTCCGAGTCCTGTCAGGTGCGATATAGCCGGCGCACCTAAAGTTACTGCAAAGGCTCTTTTAAACCCGAACGATGAGTCGAAGGGTTACAGAAGTCTTGATTTTGAAGGGTCGCTTTATGCGTGCAGAGACGACCTGAAAGACGTTTCAATGGTCAGGTTCAAGGACCTTTTCAATGCTACGGTAAAACCGGAAGGAGACGGTTTTACTCTTAAATACTGCGGCAAATCCCTTGAAGACGCAAGAAATAAGCATGCCCCGATAATTCAGTGGGTTCCTGCCGGAAAGAATGCAAGATGCACTCTTCTGTCGCCTGATTCAAAAATGGAAGGGTTCTGCGAGGAAGGCGTTATGTCTGAAGTCAACAACGTCGTTCAGTTTGAAAGAATCGGTTTTGCAAGAATTGATTCCGAAAAGGGTGGGAGTGTCACTGCATATTTCGCCCACCACTAA
- the rpsB gene encoding 30S ribosomal protein S2: protein MNANEIDIELKESLVPVEDYLAAGVHIGTQQKSQDMKKFIYRVRGDGLYILDIQQTDERIKTAAEFLSKYEPAKILVVTSRQYGQYPAKKFADAIGGISKVGRFIPGMLTNQKISQYVEPDVIVVTDPIGDSQAINEAVQCGVPVVALCDTNNITKYIDLVIPTNNKGRKALSMIYYLLTREILLKRGITTSLTPEDFEIEL from the coding sequence TTGAACGCAAATGAAATAGATATTGAGCTTAAAGAATCGCTTGTTCCTGTGGAAGACTATCTGGCGGCAGGAGTACATATCGGTACCCAGCAGAAGAGTCAGGACATGAAAAAGTTCATCTACCGCGTACGCGGTGACGGACTGTATATTCTTGACATTCAGCAGACGGATGAGCGTATAAAAACCGCAGCAGAGTTTCTTTCAAAGTATGAACCGGCAAAGATACTCGTAGTCACCTCCCGTCAGTACGGTCAGTATCCTGCGAAGAAATTTGCAGACGCAATCGGAGGAATTTCCAAGGTAGGACGTTTTATCCCCGGTATGCTTACCAACCAGAAGATTTCACAGTATGTTGAACCTGATGTAATTGTTGTAACAGACCCAATCGGAGATTCGCAGGCAATCAATGAGGCAGTTCAGTGTGGAGTTCCTGTTGTTGCACTCTGCGACACAAACAACATCACAAAGTACATTGACCTTGTAATCCCGACAAACAACAAGGGAAGAAAGGCACTTAGTATGATCTACTACCTCCTGACCCGGGAAATTCTTCTGAAGAGGGGAATTACTACTTCACTTACTCCCGAGGATTTCGAGATAGAATTATAA
- a CDS encoding 4Fe-4S binding protein: MLRVKRISCFYCGTCVAICPRANLELIDSYLFIGKDCAECGICAGVCPVGALEVLNEEQI, encoded by the coding sequence ATGCTAAGGGTAAAAAGAATTTCCTGCTTCTACTGCGGGACATGTGTAGCCATATGTCCACGGGCGAATCTGGAATTAATAGATTCTTATCTTTTTATAGGTAAGGACTGTGCTGAGTGCGGAATATGTGCAGGAGTATGTCCTGTAGGAGCACTGGAGGTTTTAAATGAAGAGCAGATATGA
- a CDS encoding DNA-directed RNA polymerase subunit N, producing the protein MIPVRCFTCGKVISTEWEEFKRRRDAGEDPREILDDLGLERYCCRRMLLTHIEIIDDLNHYQ; encoded by the coding sequence ATGATACCAGTCCGGTGCTTCACGTGTGGAAAGGTAATTTCTACTGAATGGGAAGAGTTTAAAAGACGCAGAGATGCCGGGGAGGATCCAAGAGAGATTCTTGATGATCTTGGGCTTGAGCGCTACTGCTGCAGGCGTATGCTGCTCACCCATATAGAGATCATAGACGATCTCAACCATTATCAATAA
- a CDS encoding 30S ribosomal protein S9 gives MSKVVNTSGKRKTAIARATLREGNGRVRINSIPLEIYGTDLSRMKISEPLLLIPGVLDGVDASIDVSGGGYMGQAEAVRTALARGIVEWYNDPKIKDTFLAYDRTLVVNDSRQKEAKKPHGRGARKKFQKSYR, from the coding sequence ATGTCCAAAGTTGTTAATACAAGTGGTAAAAGAAAGACGGCAATTGCCCGTGCAACTTTAAGAGAAGGAAATGGACGTGTCCGTATAAACTCCATTCCTCTTGAGATCTACGGGACCGATCTTTCCCGCATGAAAATATCCGAGCCCCTTCTCCTGATTCCGGGAGTCCTTGACGGCGTTGATGCAAGCATTGACGTTAGCGGAGGCGGATACATGGGCCAGGCTGAGGCAGTCAGAACAGCACTTGCACGCGGCATTGTTGAATGGTACAATGACCCGAAGATAAAGGATACGTTCCTTGCATACGACAGGACGCTTGTTGTCAACGATTCGCGTCAGAAAGAAGCCAAGAAACCTCACGGCCGCGGTGCAAGAAAGAAATTCCAAAAGTCTTATCGTTAA
- the amrB gene encoding AmmeMemoRadiSam system protein B: MVTRRATYAGMFYPDNPALLKQEIGAFFDNVKSESGKRPYGIVCPHAGIVYSGQTAAYSYSAVKNSFKGTFIVIGPSHAGYPDCTSSLSWQTPLGVAENDSVLTESLSGYISEDNFSQEQRENSLEVQMPFIKYRFSGAKVATVLMGDQSRRNALRVAKAIYNAVLDTNSDVIVVASSDFSHYVPVFQAEKYDKYAIDALKNLDTAEFYRRIFDEGISACGYGPITAMVEYSRMRGAESGVLLNYSTSGEISGDYSQVVGYAAISVE, translated from the coding sequence ATGGTGACACGCAGGGCTACTTATGCGGGGATGTTCTATCCCGACAATCCTGCTTTATTAAAACAAGAGATTGGCGCTTTTTTTGACAATGTAAAATCTGAATCGGGTAAAAGGCCGTATGGAATAGTCTGTCCGCATGCAGGAATAGTTTATTCGGGCCAGACTGCGGCATATTCGTATTCTGCTGTCAAAAATAGTTTTAAGGGGACTTTTATAGTAATAGGCCCGAGCCATGCCGGGTATCCCGACTGCACCTCGTCTCTTTCGTGGCAGACCCCCCTGGGAGTCGCGGAAAACGATTCCGTTTTAACGGAGAGTCTTTCCGGGTATATAAGCGAAGACAATTTTTCCCAGGAACAGAGGGAGAACTCTCTTGAGGTCCAGATGCCTTTCATAAAATACAGGTTTTCCGGTGCGAAGGTTGCAACGGTTCTTATGGGGGATCAGAGCAGGCGCAACGCACTTCGTGTGGCAAAGGCAATATATAATGCTGTTTTAGATACAAACTCTGATGTAATAGTTGTTGCATCTTCCGACTTTTCGCATTACGTTCCTGTTTTTCAGGCGGAAAAATATGATAAATATGCGATAGATGCGCTGAAAAATCTGGATACGGCTGAATTTTACCGTCGAATTTTTGATGAGGGTATCAGCGCGTGCGGGTACGGCCCTATAACGGCAATGGTTGAATACTCCAGGATGAGAGGAGCAGAGTCCGGGGTACTTCTCAACTATTCGACAAGCGGCGAGATATCGGGTGATTATTCACAGGTGGTCGGTTATGCGGCAATATCAGTGGAGTAA